In a genomic window of Piliocolobus tephrosceles isolate RC106 chromosome 1, ASM277652v3, whole genome shotgun sequence:
- the LOC111529567 gene encoding microtubule-actin cross-linking factor 1-like translates to MSSSDEETLSERSCRSERSCRSERSYRSERSGSLSPCPPGDTLPWNLPLHEQKKRKSQDSVLDPAERAVVRVADALPSTSFCFPHCSLLRNAAAVSPIRSERKSKPKRRKAQSFCDCVVWL, encoded by the exons ATGTCTTCCTCAGATGAAGAGACGCTCAGTGAGCGGTCATGTCGGAGCGAGCGGTCTTGTCGGAGTGAGCGATCTTACAGGAGCGAGCGGTCAGGGAGCCTGTCTCCCTGTCCCCCAGGGGACACCTTGCCCTGGAACCTGCCACTGCATGAGCAGAAAAAGCGGAAAAGCCAGGATTCGGTGCTGGACCCTGCAGAGCGTGCTGTGGTTAGAGTCGCTG ATGCCCTTCCGAGTACATCCTTCTGCTTCCCCCATTGCAGCCTTCTTAGAAATGCAGCAGCAGTCTCACCCATCAGGAGCGAAAGAAAATCAAAGCCCAAAAGGAGAAAGGCTCAGAGCTTTTGCGACTGT